The proteins below come from a single Borreliella afzelii genomic window:
- a CDS encoding ATP synthase subunit K (produces ATP from ADP in the presence of a proton gradient across the membrane; the K subunit is a nonenzymatic component which binds the dimeric form by interacting with the G and E subunits) → MDIGLIGVNSALTISAIGSALGMGAAGSAAIGAWKRCYMQGKPAPFLLIVFVSAPLTQIIYGYILMNTLYEVMMQTNPWLLLGAGLGGGFAIAVSGFAQGKAAAGACDAFSETGKGFATYLLVLGLIESVALFVMVFLMIFKFV, encoded by the coding sequence ATGGATATAGGTTTAATAGGAGTTAATTCAGCTTTGACAATCTCAGCAATAGGTTCTGCGTTGGGTATGGGAGCAGCAGGCAGCGCTGCTATTGGAGCATGGAAGAGGTGTTATATGCAAGGAAAGCCCGCACCATTTTTATTGATTGTTTTTGTATCAGCACCATTGACTCAAATAATATATGGATATATTTTAATGAACACGTTATATGAGGTAATGATGCAGACAAATCCGTGGCTGTTACTTGGAGCTGGTCTTGGTGGTGGATTTGCGATTGCTGTTTCTGGATTTGCTCAAGGTAAAGCTGCAGCAGGCGCTTGTGATGCTTTTTCTGAGACTGGGAAGGGATTTGCTACATACCTATTAGTTTTGGGGCTAATAGAATCTGTTGCTCTTTTTGTAATGGTATTTTTAATGATATTTAAGTTTGTTTAA